A DNA window from Actinomycetota bacterium contains the following coding sequences:
- a CDS encoding MFS transporter, with protein sequence MSALPGRRRILLDLTPLRRFPAFRRLWFGQLVSQLGSQLTVVAIPFQVYRLTHSSLDVGLISLVQLGPLLLGSLLGGSVADAVDRRRLLVLTQLALGGCSAGLALNAGRGHPALWPLFALSAVAAGFSGVDIPTRAAAIVTLVDEASLVAANVLRQLLFQVALVAGPAVAGLLIAHTGTAVVYTIDTATFGAALIAVLSLPALRPAGGGTRAGWTSALEGLRYLKGRPALQGTFLLDLDAMIFGMPRALFPALGIAQYHGGAAAVGYLYAAPGAGALLGALLTGWSSSVRRQGRAVIVAVTAWGLAIAAFGFTPYLPFGLSLGLLLLAIAGAADVLSAVFRGTILQLETPDRLGGRLFAIQTAVVTGGPRLGDAEAGVVASLATVPVSVVTGGLVCVLGALALARALPGFTGYTPPQSRAE encoded by the coding sequence TTGAGCGCGCTGCCGGGCCGGCGCCGGATCCTTCTCGACCTCACCCCGCTCCGGCGCTTCCCCGCCTTCCGGCGGCTGTGGTTCGGGCAGCTGGTGTCGCAGCTGGGCTCCCAGCTCACCGTGGTGGCGATCCCCTTTCAGGTCTACCGCCTGACCCACTCGTCGCTCGACGTCGGCCTCATCAGCCTGGTGCAGCTGGGCCCCCTGTTGCTGGGCTCGCTGCTCGGCGGGTCGGTGGCCGATGCGGTGGACCGCCGCCGGCTCCTGGTCCTCACCCAGCTCGCCCTGGGCGGCTGTAGCGCCGGCCTGGCCCTCAATGCCGGGCGGGGCCACCCGGCGCTCTGGCCGCTGTTCGCCCTCTCGGCGGTGGCGGCCGGCTTCTCGGGCGTCGACATCCCGACCCGGGCGGCGGCCATCGTCACGCTGGTGGACGAAGCGTCCCTGGTGGCCGCCAACGTGCTGCGCCAACTGCTGTTCCAGGTGGCGCTGGTGGCCGGGCCGGCGGTGGCCGGCCTGCTGATCGCCCACACCGGGACCGCCGTGGTCTACACCATCGACACCGCCACCTTCGGGGCTGCCCTCATCGCGGTCCTGAGCCTCCCCGCCCTGCGCCCAGCGGGGGGCGGGACCCGGGCGGGGTGGACCTCGGCCCTCGAGGGGCTGCGCTACCTGAAGGGCCGGCCCGCCCTCCAGGGCACCTTTCTCCTCGACCTCGACGCCATGATCTTCGGCATGCCCCGGGCGCTGTTCCCCGCTCTGGGCATCGCCCAGTACCACGGTGGGGCGGCGGCGGTGGGCTACCTGTACGCCGCCCCCGGGGCGGGTGCCCTCCTGGGCGCCCTGCTGACCGGGTGGTCGTCCTCGGTGCGCCGCCAGGGCCGGGCGGTCATCGTGGCGGTGACGGCGTGGGGTTTGGCGATCGCCGCCTTCGGCTTCACCCCCTACCTGCCCTTCGGGCTGAGCCTCGGCCTGCTCCTTCTCGCCATCGCCGGGGCGGCCGACGTGCTCTCGGCGGTGTTCCGGGGCACCATCCTCCAGCTGGAGACCCCCGACCGCCTGGGCGGGCGGCTCTTCGCCATCCAGACCGCGGTGGTAACCGGCGGCCCCCGCCTGGGCGACGCCGAGGCGGGCGTGGTGGCGAGCCTGGCCACCGTCCCGGTGTCGGTGGTGACCGGCGGGCTGGTCTGCGTGCTGGGCGCCCTGGCCCTGGCCCGGGCGCTGCCCGGCTTCACCGGCTACACGCCGCCGCAGTCCCGGGCGGAGTGA